Proteins from a genomic interval of Rhodococcus rhodochrous:
- the thiG gene encoding thiazole synthase (functions in thiamine (vitamin B1) biosynthesis; in Bacillus subtilis this enzyme catalyzes the formation of thiazole from dehydroxyglycine and 1-deoxy-D-xylulose-5-phosphate and ThiS-thiocarboxylate): protein MADTHDPGADLPQLTIAGRTFGSRLITGTGGAANLAVLEEALVASGTELTTVAMRRVDAASGTGVLDLLRRLGIEPLPNTAGCRGAKEAVLTAQLGREALETDWVKLEVIADERTLLPDAIELVSAAEQLVDDGFVVLPYTTDDPVLARRLEDVGCAAVMPLGSPIGTGLGISNPHHIEMIVEAAGVPVILDAGIGTASDAALAMELGCDAVLLATAVTRAKDPALMASAMQHAVEAGFRARHAGRIPKRFWAQASSPMEP from the coding sequence GTGGCTGACACACACGATCCCGGCGCCGACCTGCCGCAGCTGACCATCGCCGGCCGCACCTTCGGGTCGCGGCTGATCACCGGCACCGGTGGCGCGGCGAACCTGGCCGTGCTCGAGGAGGCGCTCGTCGCGTCGGGCACCGAGCTGACCACCGTCGCGATGCGCCGCGTCGACGCGGCCTCCGGAACCGGTGTCCTCGACCTGTTGCGCCGCCTCGGCATCGAACCGCTGCCGAACACCGCCGGGTGCCGCGGCGCGAAGGAGGCCGTGCTGACCGCGCAGCTCGGGCGGGAGGCGCTGGAGACCGACTGGGTGAAGCTCGAGGTCATCGCCGACGAACGGACGTTGCTGCCCGACGCCATCGAACTCGTCTCCGCGGCCGAACAACTCGTCGACGACGGCTTCGTCGTCCTGCCGTACACGACCGACGATCCCGTCCTCGCGCGACGCCTCGAGGACGTCGGTTGTGCTGCGGTGATGCCGCTCGGCTCGCCGATCGGGACCGGCCTCGGTATCTCGAACCCGCACCACATCGAGATGATCGTCGAGGCTGCGGGTGTGCCGGTGATCCTCGACGCGGGAATCGGAACCGCCTCCGACGCGGCGCTCGCGATGGAACTCGGTTGCGACGCCGTGCTGCTCGCGACCGCCGTCACCCGCGCGAAGGATCCGGCGCTGATGGCGTCGGCCATGCAGCACGCGGTCGAAGCAGGATTCCGTGCCCGGCACGCCGGCCGGATCCCGAAACGCTTCTGGGCCCAGGCATCTTCGCCGATGGAGCCGTGA
- the thiS gene encoding sulfur carrier protein ThiS: MTNVSVGITVNGEDKYYDAAPTVSQLLNELGLPEKGIAVAVDGVVCPRGRWSEPVTRGASIEILTAVQGG, encoded by the coding sequence ATGACGAACGTGTCCGTGGGCATCACCGTCAACGGTGAGGACAAGTACTACGACGCGGCCCCGACCGTGTCGCAGCTGCTGAACGAGCTCGGTCTGCCCGAGAAGGGCATCGCGGTCGCCGTCGACGGTGTGGTGTGCCCGCGCGGCCGCTGGTCGGAGCCGGTCACGCGCGGAGCGAGCATCGAGATCCTCACGGCGGTCCAGGGTGGCTGA
- the thiO gene encoding glycine oxidase ThiO, giving the protein MATVAVVGGGVIGLSIAWRAARSGHIVTVHDPNPGSGASWVAGGMLAPLSEGWPGEDHVLSLGAASLDRWPGFAEALRAETGVDVFTAEASLTVALDAADAADLRTVAEWVGERGHEMRLLSRAEIREFEPSLGPKVRLGLLAPTESSVDNRALVDALRVAATGAGVRFSDAAVHDLADLPDDQVVLAAGSASARLWPGLPVRPVKGEILRLRVRPGATPPPQRTVRASVHGRPAYLVPRHDGLVVGATQYEASDTQVTVAGVRDLIADAERIFPALGEYELFEASAGLRPMTPDNLPLIGRLSDRVVAATGHGRNGVLLTPLTVDAVLAELGGRSLADAQYACPGRITEASVG; this is encoded by the coding sequence ATGGCAACTGTGGCCGTCGTGGGTGGCGGAGTGATCGGGCTGTCGATCGCATGGCGCGCAGCCCGCTCGGGGCACATCGTGACCGTGCACGACCCGAATCCCGGTAGCGGCGCCTCGTGGGTGGCCGGCGGGATGCTGGCCCCGCTGTCCGAGGGTTGGCCCGGTGAGGATCACGTGCTGTCCCTGGGTGCGGCCTCGCTCGACCGCTGGCCCGGATTCGCGGAGGCACTGCGCGCGGAGACCGGCGTCGACGTGTTCACCGCCGAGGCATCGCTGACCGTCGCGCTCGACGCGGCGGACGCCGCCGACCTGCGGACCGTCGCCGAGTGGGTCGGGGAGCGGGGGCACGAGATGCGTCTGCTCTCCCGTGCGGAGATCCGGGAGTTCGAGCCGTCGCTCGGCCCGAAGGTGCGTCTCGGACTGCTCGCGCCCACCGAGTCGTCGGTCGACAACCGCGCGCTCGTCGACGCCCTGCGCGTCGCGGCCACCGGGGCCGGGGTGCGTTTCTCCGACGCCGCCGTCCACGACCTCGCCGACCTGCCCGACGATCAGGTGGTGCTCGCCGCCGGCTCGGCGTCGGCGCGACTGTGGCCGGGGCTTCCGGTCCGTCCGGTCAAGGGCGAGATCCTGCGCCTGCGGGTGCGGCCGGGCGCGACCCCGCCGCCGCAGCGCACCGTGCGCGCGAGTGTCCACGGCCGCCCCGCCTATCTGGTGCCCCGCCACGACGGTCTCGTCGTGGGCGCGACGCAGTACGAGGCGTCCGACACGCAGGTCACGGTGGCCGGGGTGCGCGATCTGATCGCCGACGCCGAGCGGATCTTCCCGGCGCTCGGCGAGTACGAACTGTTCGAGGCGAGTGCGGGCCTGCGTCCGATGACCCCCGACAACCTGCCGCTGATCGGCCGGCTCTCCGATCGTGTCGTCGCCGCGACCGGCCACGGCCGCAACGGTGTGCTGCTCACGCCGCTCACCGTCGACGCGGTGCTCGCCGAACTCGGTGGGCGGTCGCTGGCCGACGCGCAATACGCCTGTCCTGGACGAATTACGGAAGCGAGTGTGGGATGA
- the thiE gene encoding thiamine phosphate synthase has translation MTTYRGNHPDPRGRLATARLYLCTDARRDTGDLARFVEEALAGGVDIVQLRDKDSAGEKKFGRLEAREELAALEIIGEACARHGALLAVNDRADIALASGADILHLGQGDLPVRHARQILGDEIVIGRSTSSRAQAALADIEEGVDYFASGPVWDTPTKPGRTAAGLEVTREVAQSQPARPWFAIGGIDLERLPEVLDAGATRVAVVRAITKASDPRAAAAALKAALPA, from the coding sequence GTGACCACCTATCGCGGCAACCATCCCGACCCGCGCGGCCGCCTCGCGACCGCCCGGTTGTACCTGTGCACCGACGCTCGCCGGGACACCGGCGACCTCGCACGGTTCGTCGAGGAGGCCCTCGCCGGTGGGGTCGACATCGTCCAGTTGCGCGACAAGGACTCGGCCGGCGAGAAGAAGTTCGGACGCCTCGAGGCACGCGAGGAACTCGCCGCCCTCGAGATCATCGGCGAGGCGTGTGCACGCCACGGTGCGCTCCTCGCCGTGAACGACCGCGCCGACATCGCGCTCGCGTCGGGCGCCGACATCCTGCATCTCGGTCAGGGCGATCTACCGGTGCGGCACGCGCGGCAGATCCTCGGCGACGAGATCGTCATCGGCCGCTCGACGTCGAGTCGGGCGCAGGCCGCGCTCGCCGACATCGAGGAGGGCGTCGACTACTTCGCGTCCGGGCCGGTGTGGGACACCCCGACCAAGCCGGGACGGACCGCGGCGGGGCTGGAGGTGACGCGCGAGGTCGCGCAGTCGCAGCCGGCACGACCGTGGTTCGCGATCGGCGGCATCGATCTCGAGCGGCTCCCCGAGGTGCTCGACGCCGGGGCCACGCGGGTCGCGGTGGTCCGGGCGATCACGAAGGCCTCCGATCCGCGCGCAGCCGCGGCAGCACTGAAGGCCGCACTGCCGGCCTGA
- a CDS encoding NUDIX hydrolase yields MRGDGDGWAVGPDGEKRWGRHGAAGLLLRAPLADGRPAVLLQHRAAWSHQGGTWALPGGARDSHESTVDAAVREAHEEAGIDVAAVTVRAERVTSGLAGGWTYTTVVADATETLVTSLNQESTELRWVPEPEVEAMALHSGFAEAWPSLRTSPVRMLLDTANVLGASGPTGWWRDRPGATSALLADLAAVLPRTVEFPDGTFGWVPRVEAVLEGHARDATIDDVRIPVHSADGSGDDELARLASTATAVVDPGVTVVVTADRGLRARLPEGTIAMSPSAVLGWL; encoded by the coding sequence ATGCGTGGAGACGGTGACGGCTGGGCGGTCGGACCGGACGGTGAGAAGCGCTGGGGACGACACGGTGCCGCAGGTCTGCTGCTGCGCGCTCCGCTCGCGGACGGTCGCCCCGCGGTTCTCCTGCAGCATCGGGCGGCATGGTCGCACCAGGGTGGCACCTGGGCACTTCCCGGCGGAGCCCGCGACTCGCACGAGAGCACCGTCGACGCCGCCGTGCGGGAGGCCCACGAGGAGGCCGGCATCGATGTCGCGGCCGTGACGGTGCGCGCCGAACGTGTCACCTCCGGTCTCGCGGGCGGATGGACCTACACCACCGTCGTCGCCGACGCCACCGAAACGCTCGTGACCAGCCTCAACCAGGAGAGCACCGAACTGCGCTGGGTGCCCGAACCGGAGGTTGAGGCGATGGCGCTGCACAGCGGCTTCGCCGAGGCGTGGCCGTCGCTGCGCACCTCACCGGTACGCATGCTGCTCGACACCGCGAACGTGCTCGGTGCGAGCGGCCCCACCGGATGGTGGCGCGACCGCCCCGGCGCCACGAGCGCCCTGCTCGCCGACCTCGCCGCGGTCCTGCCCCGCACGGTCGAATTTCCCGACGGGACGTTCGGTTGGGTCCCCCGCGTCGAAGCGGTCCTCGAAGGGCATGCCCGCGACGCGACGATCGACGACGTCCGGATCCCGGTGCACAGCGCGGACGGCAGCGGCGACGACGAACTGGCCCGGCTGGCCTCCACCGCGACGGCCGTGGTGGATCCGGGGGTGACGGTCGTGGTCACCGCGGATCGCGGCCTGCGCGCACGGTTGCCCGAGGGCACGATCGCGATGTCGCCCTCGGCCGTGCTGGGCTGGCTGTAA
- a CDS encoding glutamate ABC transporter substrate-binding protein gives MRKRVLVASLCVVAALAGGCATDPPPRAPGLQGTTTSLPLPENARMLESSVATPPAPDCGDPTASLPPDPDATGPAIDRIRTRGRLIVGLDTGSNLMSYRDTATGRITGFDVDIAREIARDLLGDPALVDYRILSSAEREKALQDSTVDIVAKTMSITCARREKVDFSTEYFRAQQRVLVVRGSDIRSAADLAGRRVCIVEGTTSLLRMREVQPSASILTVPSWADCLVVLQQQQVDAVSTDDTILAGLASQDPYLELVGPSLGSEPYGIGIRLGSDELVRFVNATLERIRSDGTWTALYEKYLRVLGPTPSPPTPNYRE, from the coding sequence GTGAGAAAGCGCGTTCTCGTTGCGAGCCTGTGCGTCGTCGCCGCACTCGCCGGCGGGTGCGCGACCGATCCCCCACCGCGCGCCCCCGGCCTCCAGGGGACGACGACCTCCCTCCCGCTCCCTGAGAACGCGCGGATGCTCGAGTCCTCGGTGGCCACACCGCCCGCCCCCGACTGCGGCGATCCCACCGCATCCCTCCCCCCGGACCCGGATGCCACCGGGCCTGCGATCGATCGGATCCGCACGCGCGGCCGGCTGATCGTCGGTCTCGACACCGGCAGCAACCTCATGAGCTACCGCGACACCGCGACCGGGCGCATCACCGGTTTCGACGTCGACATCGCGCGCGAGATCGCCCGCGACCTCCTGGGCGATCCCGCTCTCGTCGACTACCGCATCCTGTCGTCGGCCGAGCGTGAGAAGGCGCTGCAGGACTCCACCGTCGACATCGTCGCGAAGACCATGAGCATCACGTGCGCCCGTCGCGAGAAGGTCGACTTCTCCACCGAGTACTTCCGGGCCCAGCAGCGTGTGCTCGTCGTCCGGGGATCCGACATCCGCTCCGCCGCCGATCTCGCCGGCCGGCGCGTGTGCATCGTCGAGGGCACGACCTCGCTGCTCCGGATGCGGGAGGTGCAGCCGTCGGCGTCGATCCTCACCGTGCCGTCGTGGGCCGACTGCCTCGTCGTTCTCCAACAACAGCAGGTCGACGCCGTGAGCACCGACGACACGATCCTCGCCGGACTCGCCTCGCAGGACCCCTATCTCGAACTCGTCGGCCCCTCCCTGGGATCGGAGCCGTACGGAATCGGAATCCGGCTGGGCAGCGACGAGCTCGTACGGTTCGTCAACGCCACCCTCGAAAGGATCCGTTCCGACGGGACGTGGACGGCGCTGTACGAGAAGTACCTGCGGGTGCTCGGTCCCACTCCGTCACCCCCGACACCGAACTACCGGGAGTGA
- a CDS encoding serine/threonine-protein kinase produces the protein MSDEPEPADTPSVDSGPATERAVNSGPATERAVNSGPATRRAADSGPATEPSTSDSGPATARATGDAGPATERGPVPTTRPESTQRSSIWSGSSSQRSSSRRVRPRGTQRRRIAGLVDVPVPTTKDPVDAVLRDPHVSEGKRFCSKCGQPVGRSTPSGPGPTEGDCPQCGTHFQFTPALHRGDLVAGQYEVQGCLAHGGLGWIYLAIDRNVSDRWVVLKGLLQGGDAEAQAVAVAERQFLAEVSHPSIVQIYNFVEHPSPDGTPMGYIVMEYLGGHTLRTVLDNYPPPNRIPVEQAIGYMLEVLPALQYLHDIGLVYNDLKPENIMVTDEQIELIDLGAVSAIEGYGYLYGTPGYQAPEIVRTGPTVASDIYTVGRTLAVLTLDMPSDKGRYRDGLPTPEQAPLLDEFDSFHRLLLRATNPDPQQRFSSADELQGQLTGVLREILSKKLGTEHPGLSRLFSPPRTTFGTDEALVPTDVYADGIERDPKLRGQDVAAALPVPLLDPNDPSAALLAAAVHSEPQQTLDSLRHARENGVGRVVGASDVSFSKEITLAEVRAHLDLGQVDSAVEILTRLEREFGDDWRMDWYAGIAELLQDDYEAAFARFDKVLQALPGEIAPKIALGATAELTLQHWESDDPDAWRRFCEQSYRVVWRTDHAVVSAAFGLARQLTAHDEIRAAVDVLDEVPTTSRHHSAATMTAALVLLRGGRVEEISEADLREAAHRIASLPPDEGRALQMRALVLGTALEWVRSGRASSREYDRILDVPFTEKGLRLGTEAALRQLARNAPSRTHRYTLVDLANAIRPRSLT, from the coding sequence ATGTCCGACGAACCCGAACCGGCCGATACCCCGTCGGTCGATTCCGGCCCCGCCACCGAACGGGCAGTGAACTCCGGGCCCGCCACGGAACGGGCAGTGAACTCCGGGCCCGCCACCAGGCGTGCGGCGGATTCCGGGCCCGCGACCGAGCCGTCGACGAGCGACTCGGGACCGGCCACCGCCCGGGCCACCGGGGATGCCGGACCTGCCACCGAACGCGGCCCCGTCCCCACCACGCGGCCCGAATCCACCCAGCGCTCGTCGATCTGGTCCGGCTCGTCCTCCCAGCGCTCGTCGAGCCGTCGCGTCCGGCCGCGCGGCACCCAGCGTCGCCGCATCGCCGGCCTCGTCGACGTGCCGGTCCCCACCACGAAGGATCCGGTCGACGCCGTCCTCCGCGATCCCCACGTCTCCGAGGGCAAGAGGTTCTGCTCGAAGTGCGGACAACCGGTGGGACGCAGCACTCCGTCGGGGCCGGGCCCCACCGAAGGCGATTGTCCCCAGTGCGGAACACATTTCCAGTTCACTCCGGCCTTGCACCGCGGGGATCTCGTCGCCGGGCAGTACGAGGTGCAGGGTTGTCTCGCACACGGCGGACTCGGGTGGATCTATCTCGCGATCGACCGCAACGTGAGCGACCGCTGGGTGGTGTTGAAGGGCCTGCTGCAGGGTGGCGACGCCGAGGCGCAGGCGGTCGCGGTGGCCGAACGCCAGTTCCTGGCCGAGGTCAGCCATCCGAGCATCGTGCAGATCTACAACTTCGTCGAGCACCCCTCACCCGACGGCACCCCGATGGGGTACATCGTCATGGAGTACCTGGGTGGTCACACCCTGCGTACCGTGCTCGACAACTATCCTCCACCGAACCGCATCCCGGTCGAGCAGGCCATCGGGTACATGCTCGAAGTGCTTCCGGCACTGCAGTATCTGCACGACATCGGACTGGTCTACAACGACCTCAAGCCCGAGAACATCATGGTCACCGACGAGCAGATCGAACTCATCGACCTCGGTGCCGTCTCCGCGATCGAGGGATACGGCTATCTGTACGGGACGCCGGGATATCAGGCACCCGAGATCGTCCGGACCGGGCCGACGGTCGCGAGCGACATCTATACGGTCGGACGCACACTCGCGGTCCTCACCCTCGACATGCCGTCGGACAAGGGCCGGTACCGCGACGGTCTGCCCACCCCCGAGCAGGCTCCCCTGCTCGACGAGTTCGACTCCTTCCACCGCCTGCTCCTGCGGGCCACGAACCCCGATCCGCAGCAGCGCTTCTCGTCCGCCGACGAACTGCAGGGACAGCTCACCGGTGTGCTGCGCGAGATCCTGTCGAAGAAACTCGGCACCGAACATCCCGGACTGTCCCGGCTGTTCAGCCCGCCCCGCACGACCTTCGGCACCGACGAGGCGCTCGTCCCCACCGACGTGTACGCCGACGGGATCGAGCGCGACCCCAAACTGCGGGGTCAGGATGTCGCGGCGGCGCTGCCCGTCCCGCTGCTCGACCCCAACGATCCGAGTGCCGCGCTCCTCGCCGCGGCGGTGCACAGCGAACCGCAGCAGACCCTCGACTCGCTCCGGCACGCGCGCGAGAACGGGGTCGGCCGGGTCGTCGGGGCATCCGATGTGTCGTTCTCCAAGGAGATCACCCTCGCCGAGGTCCGCGCCCATCTCGATCTCGGGCAGGTCGACAGCGCGGTGGAGATCCTCACCCGCCTCGAGCGCGAGTTCGGCGACGACTGGCGCATGGACTGGTACGCCGGCATCGCCGAACTGCTGCAGGACGACTACGAGGCAGCGTTCGCCCGATTCGACAAGGTGCTGCAGGCTCTTCCGGGCGAGATCGCCCCGAAGATCGCACTCGGGGCCACCGCCGAACTGACGCTGCAGCATTGGGAGAGCGACGACCCCGACGCGTGGCGACGCTTCTGCGAGCAGTCCTACCGGGTCGTGTGGCGCACCGATCATGCCGTCGTCAGCGCGGCCTTCGGGTTGGCACGCCAGCTCACCGCCCACGACGAGATCCGTGCCGCCGTCGACGTGCTCGACGAGGTCCCCACGACCTCCCGGCACCACAGTGCAGCGACCATGACCGCCGCCCTGGTCCTGTTACGAGGCGGCCGCGTCGAGGAGATCTCCGAGGCGGATCTTCGGGAGGCCGCGCACCGGATCGCGTCGCTGCCTCCCGACGAGGGTCGCGCCCTGCAGATGCGCGCTCTCGTCCTCGGGACCGCGCTGGAATGGGTGCGCAGCGGCCGGGCGTCGAGTCGCGAGTACGACCGCATCCTCGACGTACCGTTCACCGAGAAGGGACTGCGCCTGGGCACTGAGGCGGCGCTGCGGCAATTGGCGCGCAACGCCCCCTCCCGCACCCACCGTTACACCCTCGTCGACCTCGCGAACGCGATCCGGCCGCGTAGTTTGACCTGA
- a CDS encoding acetate/propionate family kinase, translating to MSSPNPATAGTVLVLNSGSSSIKFQLIEPASGKSLAHGLIERIGEPEGRIVFHHTTGVDERNDAIADHRTGLRAVLEMLEGLGRPLHEVGIVAVGHRLVHGGKVFYEPTLIDDDVVRAVDELSILAPLHNPANVVGMEVAREELPDIPHVGVFDTAFFHGLPPHAATYAIDRDIAHKHDIRRYGFHGTSHEYVSGRAAEFLGRDIADLNLVVLHLGNGASASAVAGGSPIDTSMGLTPLEGLVMGTRSGDIDPGVVMHLSRAAGLKVDAIDDLLNRHSGLKGLSGVNDFRALLKLVGEGDEDARLAYEVYVHRIRKYVGAYTFELGGVDAIVFTGGVGENNVDVRRDSLSGLDRLGIVVDDARNTADDDGERRISADSSQVEVLVIPTNEELAIARAAVQFARR from the coding sequence GTGAGCAGCCCGAACCCGGCCACCGCAGGCACCGTACTGGTCCTCAACTCCGGATCGTCGTCGATCAAGTTCCAGCTGATCGAGCCGGCGAGCGGAAAGTCCCTGGCGCACGGACTGATCGAGCGGATCGGGGAGCCGGAGGGCCGGATCGTCTTCCACCACACGACGGGTGTGGACGAACGCAACGACGCCATCGCCGACCACCGGACGGGTCTGCGTGCGGTGCTCGAGATGCTCGAAGGGCTGGGCCGTCCGCTGCACGAGGTGGGCATCGTCGCCGTCGGACACCGACTCGTGCACGGCGGCAAGGTCTTCTACGAACCCACCCTGATCGACGACGATGTGGTCCGCGCTGTCGACGAACTGTCGATTCTTGCGCCCCTCCACAATCCGGCGAACGTCGTAGGAATGGAGGTCGCGCGGGAGGAACTTCCCGACATCCCCCACGTGGGTGTCTTCGACACCGCCTTCTTCCACGGTCTTCCGCCGCACGCGGCGACCTACGCGATCGACCGCGACATCGCGCACAAGCACGACATCCGGCGGTACGGATTCCACGGTACTTCACACGAATACGTGTCGGGGCGTGCCGCGGAGTTCCTCGGACGCGACATCGCGGACCTGAATCTGGTTGTGCTCCATCTGGGTAACGGTGCGTCGGCGTCGGCGGTCGCAGGTGGGAGCCCGATCGACACCTCGATGGGACTGACTCCGCTCGAGGGTCTCGTCATGGGCACGCGCAGCGGAGACATCGATCCGGGTGTCGTCATGCACCTCAGCCGGGCGGCCGGGTTGAAGGTCGACGCCATCGACGACCTGCTCAACCGGCATTCGGGCCTGAAGGGGTTGTCGGGTGTCAACGACTTCCGGGCCCTGCTGAAGCTCGTCGGCGAGGGCGACGAGGACGCGCGACTCGCGTACGAGGTCTACGTGCATCGCATCCGGAAGTACGTGGGCGCCTACACCTTCGAACTCGGCGGCGTCGACGCGATCGTGTTCACCGGTGGGGTGGGGGAGAACAACGTCGACGTCCGGCGCGACAGCCTCTCCGGCCTCGACCGGCTCGGCATCGTCGTCGACGACGCGCGCAACACTGCCGACGACGACGGGGAACGCCGGATCTCGGCCGACTCGTCGCAGGTGGAGGTGCTCGTGATCCCCACGAACGAGGAACTCGCCATCGCCCGCGCGGCCGTGCAGTTCGCCCGGCGCTGA
- the pta gene encoding phosphate acetyltransferase encodes MSAAAGSVSSIYIAAPEGDTGKSTVALGVLQTLCASTARVGVFRPIARSDSDIDYILELLLEHTTVDLAYEDCIGVTYDDVHDDPDTALSDIVGKYHAVADRCDAVVIVGSDYTEIANPSELSYNARIAANLDAPVLLVLRGSRRTPAEIAQLAGVCANELAGQHAHLGAVVVNRCDPDALDEIAQALGDRTEPVWTLPEVPALVAPTMAELQTAIGGELYSGDPDLLQREALRIMVGGMTAERILERLTDGIVVIAPADRSDVILALVNANAAEGFPTLAGIIMNGGLLPHPMIAELVAALKPSLPILTTDLGTFDTASAADRTRGRMALGAQRKIDTALALMERHVDAHSLLDRLRLPRPSVTTPQMFEYQLIDRARAQQRHIVLPEGEDDRVLRAAGRVLQRGIAKLTILGDEAAVRQRASELGVDLSEAQILDPRTSEHADRFAEEYARLRAHKGMTVDRAREIMRDISYFGTMMVHLGLADGMVSGAAHTTAHTIRPALEIIKTEPGVSTVSSIFLMCLADRVLAYGDCAVVPDPTADQLADIAISSAATAARFGIDPRVAMLSYSTGESGSGADVDKVRSATTFVRERRADLLVEGPIQYDAAIEPTVASAKLPDSDVAGRATVFIFPDLNTGNNTYKAVQRSAGAVAVGPVLQGLNKPVNDLSRGALIQDIVNTIAITAIQAQEEDA; translated from the coding sequence ATGAGTGCTGCTGCAGGGTCCGTCTCGAGCATCTACATCGCAGCTCCGGAAGGGGACACCGGGAAATCGACCGTCGCCCTGGGGGTGCTGCAGACGCTGTGCGCATCCACCGCCCGCGTCGGTGTCTTCCGGCCCATCGCGCGCTCCGACAGCGACATCGACTACATCCTCGAACTGTTGCTCGAACACACCACCGTCGACCTCGCCTACGAGGACTGCATCGGCGTCACCTACGACGACGTCCACGACGACCCGGACACCGCGCTCAGCGACATCGTCGGCAAGTACCACGCGGTGGCCGACCGCTGCGACGCCGTCGTCATCGTCGGCAGCGACTACACCGAGATCGCCAACCCCAGCGAGTTGTCGTACAACGCCCGCATCGCGGCGAACCTCGACGCCCCGGTGCTGCTCGTCCTGCGCGGTTCCCGCCGCACGCCCGCCGAGATCGCCCAGCTCGCCGGGGTGTGTGCGAACGAGCTCGCGGGGCAGCACGCGCATCTCGGTGCGGTCGTGGTGAACCGCTGCGACCCCGACGCACTCGACGAGATCGCACAGGCACTCGGCGACCGCACCGAACCGGTGTGGACCCTCCCGGAGGTACCCGCGCTGGTCGCGCCGACGATGGCCGAGCTGCAGACCGCGATCGGAGGCGAGCTCTACAGCGGCGACCCCGACCTGCTGCAGCGGGAAGCGCTGCGGATCATGGTCGGTGGCATGACCGCCGAACGGATTCTGGAGCGCCTCACCGACGGCATCGTCGTGATCGCTCCCGCCGACCGCTCCGATGTCATCCTCGCACTGGTCAACGCCAATGCCGCCGAAGGGTTCCCGACGCTCGCCGGCATCATCATGAACGGCGGTCTGCTGCCGCATCCGATGATCGCGGAGCTCGTTGCGGCTCTGAAACCGTCGCTGCCGATCCTCACCACCGACCTCGGCACCTTCGATACAGCCTCGGCCGCCGACCGCACCCGCGGCCGCATGGCCCTCGGTGCGCAGCGCAAGATCGACACGGCTCTCGCGCTCATGGAACGGCACGTCGACGCGCACTCCCTGCTCGACCGGCTGCGACTGCCGCGACCGTCCGTGACCACCCCGCAGATGTTCGAATACCAGCTCATCGACCGGGCGCGGGCCCAGCAGCGCCACATCGTGCTGCCCGAGGGCGAGGACGATCGCGTCCTCAGAGCTGCCGGGCGTGTGCTCCAGCGCGGCATCGCGAAGCTCACGATCCTCGGCGACGAGGCAGCCGTCCGCCAGCGGGCGTCGGAACTCGGGGTGGACCTGTCGGAAGCGCAGATCCTCGACCCGCGCACCTCCGAGCACGCCGACCGTTTCGCGGAGGAGTACGCGCGGCTGCGTGCCCACAAGGGCATGACCGTCGATCGTGCACGCGAGATCATGCGCGACATCTCGTATTTCGGTACGATGATGGTGCATCTGGGCCTGGCCGACGGCATGGTGTCGGGCGCGGCGCACACCACCGCTCACACGATCCGTCCCGCCCTCGAGATCATCAAGACCGAACCGGGTGTCTCCACGGTGTCGAGCATCTTCCTGATGTGCCTCGCCGACCGCGTGCTCGCCTACGGTGACTGCGCCGTCGTCCCCGACCCGACCGCAGATCAGCTCGCCGACATCGCGATCTCGTCCGCCGCGACCGCCGCCCGGTTCGGTATCGATCCCCGGGTCGCGATGCTGTCGTACTCCACCGGCGAATCCGGTTCGGGCGCCGACGTCGACAAGGTCCGCTCGGCCACGACGTTCGTGCGGGAGCGGCGAGCCGACCTGCTCGTGGAGGGGCCGATCCAGTACGACGCGGCGATCGAACCGACGGTCGCGAGCGCGAAGCTCCCCGACTCCGACGTCGCCGGTCGCGCCACGGTGTTCATCTTCCCGGACCTGAACACCGGCAACAACACCTACAAGGCCGTGCAGCGCAGCGCCGGTGCCGTCGCCGTCGGGCCGGTCCTGCAGGGCCTGAACAAGCCGGTCAACGACCTCTCGCGAGGCGCCCTGATCCAGGACATCGTCAACACCATCGCCATCACCGCGATCCAGGCGCAGGAGGAAGACGCGTGA